GGCATGGCGGATGGCGAGCAGCTGGCGCTGGTAGTTCCATTCGTAAAGCGCATGCCCGGCGTCGATGCCTTCGTAGCATTGCAGCCGCACCAGTTCGCGGCCGAGCAATTCGGCGACCGCCTTCGCGGCCTCGGTCTTGCCGACGCCCGGCGCGCCTTCGAGCAGCAGCGGCTTGCTGAGCCGGATCGCCAGGAAGATAGCGGTGGCGAGGCTGTCGTCGGCCAGATAGCGCGAGGCGGCAAGGCGCGCGGCGATCGCCTCCGGCGAAGCCGCGATCTCAACGACGTCGGCGCTGGGCATTGTCCCCTCAGCTCGCGGCCCGCGCCTTCAGCGCGCGCAGGATGCGTTCGGGCGTGATCGGCAGCGTGTCGATGCGCACGCCGACAGCGTCGAAGACGGCGTTGGCGACGGCCGGGATCTGCGGGTTGGCGCACATCTCGCCTGGACCCTTGGCGCCGAACGGTCCGTCGGCGGAAGGTCGCTCCAGCACGATAATCTCTGTCTCGGCGAGGTCGCCCGGCCCCGGCATCAGATACTGGTTGAAGTCGGTGCCGCCATGGTCGCGGTTCGGATAATAAGGCTCGGTCGTCTCGTAGAGCGCATGGCTGATGCCCATCCAGGAGCCGCCGACCAGCTGCTGCTCGACCATCTTCGGGTTGAGCGCGCGGCCGATCTCGAAGACATTTTTCACGGTGAGGACCGTCACTTCGCCGGTCTCGTCGTCGACCTCGACCTCGGCCACGGTGCAGGCATGGGCATAGCAGGTCGACGGCTTCATCGCGCCGGTCTCCTTCTCCGGATAGGAGCGCGGGATCAGGAACATGCCGCGGCCCGAGATCGAGCGGCCGCGCTTGAAATGCGCCGACAGCGCGACATCGAAGATCGAGATCGATTTCTGCGGCGCACCCTTCACCTGGATGTTGCCCTGGCCGTCGGTATCGAGGTCGGAGGCGTTCACCTCGAGTTCTTCGGCCGCGACTTCCAGCATCACCTGGCGGGCTTCCTTGGCTGCCTGGATGACGGCATTGCCGGCACGGTGCGTGCCGCGCGAGGCGAAGGTGCCCATGCAGTGCGGGCCGGTGTCGGTGTCGGCGGTGTCGACGACGACGCGGTCGGTCGGCACGCCGATCGTCTCGGCGCAGATCTGCGCCATGATCTGCTTCATGCCCTGTCCCAGATCGACGCTGGAAAGCGTGACCATGAAATTGCCCGTAGGCGTCGAATGCACCAGCGCCTGGGTCGGGTCGCCGCCGAGGTTCATGCCGGTCGGATAGTTGATCGCGGCGACGCCGCGTCCACGCCGAATCGCCATCTCAGGCTCCCTTCCTGTAGGAGGACATCGCCATGTATTTTTCCGCCACCGGCCAGTTGGCGGCGCGCGAGGCTTCCTGCATGCATTCGATCAGCGCCGCACCCTCGGTCGGCTGGCGATGCGCCTTCATGTCGCCGTCGCGATAGGCGTTGATGAAGCGGAATTCGAGCGGGTCCATGCCGATCAGCCGCGCCAGCTTGTCCATCTGCACTTCCAGTGCGAAGTCGCTGATGGTGACGCCGAAGCCGCGCATGGCGGAGGAGGGGGTGCGGTTGGTGTAGACGCAATAGGTGTCGATCCAGACATTCGGGATCGTGTAGGGCCCGGGATAGTGCGCGGCGCCCTTCTGCGCGCCGTAGGGCGAGTGGCGCGAATAGGCGCCGGCGTCGGTGTAGCCGGTCACCTTGCGCGCGACGATGCGGCCGTCCTTCATCACGCCGTCCTTGATGACGATCTTCTCGGCCGCGCGCGGCGAGGAGATCTGCATCTCCTCCTCGCGGCTGTAGACGAAGGAAACCGGGCGTCCGGTGAGCTTGGCGCCGAGAATGGCGATCGGCTCGACGATGACGTCGACCTTGCCGCCGAAACCGCCGCCGACCGTGCCGCCGACGAAATGCAGCTTCGAGCCCGGCATCTGCAGGATGATCGAGGCGTTATCGAGGGTGAAGAACATCGCCTGCGTGTTGGTGTAGCAGGTGAACCGGTCATTGCCTTCGGGCGCCACAACGCAGCCCGTCGTCTCGGTCGGCGCGTGCTCGATCGGCGAGGACTGATAGGACTGTTCGAGGATGTGGTCGGCCTGGGCAAAGCCCGCTTCGACATCGCCGAAGCGCACCTTGCGGCATTCGCCGCTGTCATAGAGATAATAGTTCTGGCCGTGATACTCGTTGACCAAGGGGGCGCCGGGCTTCAGCGCCTCCTCCATGTCGAAGACCGCCGGGAGCACCTCGTAATCGACCTTGACCTTGGCGGCGGCTTCCTGCGCCGCGCGCTCGGTCTCGGCCAGCACTGCCACCACGGCCTCGCCCTTCCAGCGCACCTTGCCGTCGGCAAGCACTGTCTCGTCCTCGGGACCCACCTGGATCAGGATCAGGATGGTGTAGACATTGTGCGGCACGTCCTTGGCGGTCAGCACGCGCACGACGCCCGGATGCTTCTCCGCTTCCGACGTATCGATCGAGCGGACACGGGCATGGTGATGCGGGCTGCGCACCATCTTCAGATGCAGCATGCCCGGGAAGTTCCGGTCGGCGAAATAGGCGGTCTTGCCGGTGACGTGTCCCGGCGAATCGAGCCGCGGCCGCGGCTGGCCGATCTCGTTGAGACCGTCCTTGCGGACATCGGCGAAATAGTCCTTGCGCAGTTCCATGGCTCGTTCCCTCAGGCGGCGTTCTGCGAGTTGGCGCGCGCGGCAACCAGCACCGCCTGGATGATCGGCTCGTAGCCGGTGCAGCGGCAGATGTTGCCGGACAGCGCCTCGACCACGTCGTCGCGGCTGGGGTTCGGCGTGCGGTCGAGAAGCACTTTTGCCGCCATGATCATGCCCGGCGTGCAGAAACCGCATTGCGTGGCGAAGGCATCGAGGAAGGCGCGCTGCAGCGGATGCAGCACGCCACCCTCGGCAAGGCCGGCCGTCGTCTTGATGTCGGCGCCGTTGCAGGTCTCGGCCAGCGTCAGGCAGGATAGCCTCAGTTCACCGTCAATGATGACGGAGCAGGCGCCGCAGGTGCCCTGATGACAGCCGCCCTTGGGCGAGGTGTCGCCGATCTTGTCCCTGAGCGCGTGGAGCAGCGTCGTGCCGCTCTCGATGAATTCAGCCTTTTCGGAGCCATTGAGCGTGAATTGAACCGGGACCTTCGCCATTTTTCCTCCCTGCGCGCCTGCCCGGATGAACCGAACAGACGCGAATCCCCCACGGATTAATTCGACAACAGCCGGCCGAGATGAACCGGCAGGACCTCGGTGCGATACCAGGCACTGGCGATCGGGTCGGTGATCGGCGCAATGCCTTCGCCCGCGGCGGCAAGCGCCGGCGCGATTTCCCGCGGCGTGAGCTTGCAGCCGAGCAGCGCCTTCTCCGCCGCCGTGGCGCGGATCGGGCGATCGGCCATGCAGCCCAGCGCGATCCGCGCCGAGACCACCGTGCCGTCGGCCGCAAGTTCCAGAAGCGCGGCGATGCTCAGCACCGACACACCCTTGGGTTTGACGCGCGACACTTTCAGGAAGCGGAAGCTCTCCGCCCCGGGCAATGCAAAGCCGACAGTGGTGACGATGGCGCGACTGGTGTCGCGATTGGCCAGGAAGGTCTCGATCGGCGTCTCGCCGTCTTCGTTGACGACGGTCGCGCCCAGCGCCAGCAGTGCCACGGCGAAATCGCCGTAAGGGGCAGGGGCGAACAGATTGCCGCCGACGGTCGCCATGTTGCGGATCGCCGGCCCGCCGACGGCGCACGCGGCCGGCGCGAGTGCGGCAAGCTCGGGATGGCTGGCAATGGCGGCCATGGTGACGGAGGCGCCGAGCCCTACGTTGCCGCCCGCAACAGCGATTTGCGAGAGGCCAGGATCGGTGACGCGGACCAGGCTGGATGTGGACACATCGCCTTCATTGGCCGCGCGGACGACAAGCGTACCGCCGCCGAGATAGCGCGTGCCGGCGGCTTGCAGTGCGGCATTGGCGTCCTTCACGGTCGAAAAAGTCTGCAGCGCAAGCGACATGGCGCGCTCCCCGGTTCAACTGTTGACGGCGAAATGGGCCTTCAGGGCGTTGAAGCCGCCCTGGAAGACGTTGGCGCCCATGCCCTCGGCCAACTTGTCGGCCTCCTCCGGCGCTGCGTCGAAGCTCGCCGTCCATTCCGCATAGGTGCGGTTGCCGTCGGTGACGCGGCGCAATTGCAGCGTCGCCTTGTGATTGGTGAGCGGCTGCGGCGTTTCGAGGATGGAATAGCTGACCAGGAAATTCTCGTCCGAGAAGTCGAGCAGCTTTTCACGCAGGGTCGCGCCGCTGACCAGTTTGAAATTGCGCACGCAGCCGATCGTAGTTGCGTCCTTGCCGTCCTCGATGAGGCTTTCCACCATGCGAGGATGCCAACCGGGCAAACCGTTGAAGTCGCGGATGCGCGCCCAGACCTGCTCGACCGGCGCGTCGATGACGCTGGAAATGGTGACTTTCGCCATAGACTCGTTCCCTTGCAAAGATCGGGAGAAGGCTAAGGCTGTCGGTCAGCTTGCGCTTATCAATGCGTCTTGAAGGCGTATCAACCAGTCGGAAAAACAGGCGCCTCAGGACGTCGCCCGAGCGGCTTCACGATAGAGCGTCGGCGGCACGCCGACATGGTCGCGGAAGAAGCGTGAGAAATTGCCCTGGGTGGTGAAGCCGAGATTGCAGGCGACGGAGATCAGCGGTTCCTGCGACCACTGCAGCTGGCGCACGGCTTCCTCCATGCGCAGCGTGTTCCAGTAGACGTTCGGGGTCAGGCTGGTCTGTTCCTTGAAGAGCGCAAAGAAATGCGGTCGGGAGAGCCCGACCGAACGGGCGACATCGTCGAAGGAGATGCGCTCGCAGACATTGGCCTTCATCAGCTGGATCGCCTTGCGGACACGGAAGTCGAGCATCGTGTTGATGCGCGCACGGGCTATCTGCGGCGACGAAGCGTCCGCTGCGTCGAGCACTGAGTCGATGAAACGCTCGATCTCGTAATTGGCGACGTCGTCGATGCTCTCATTGTCGGTGAGATGATCGAGCAGGTTGGCCGCCGCCTGGTGCAGCCAGGGCTCCAGCGTGATCGCGGCCTGCGTGAACAGCGGCGCCGAGGAGGGCAGGTCGCGGCGCCGGCGCGCCCAATCCGGGTCGATGTAGAAGGCCAGGAACAGGCCGGGCCTGCCGTCATGCGACAGCGCGTGGCTGTGCGGCTGGAATGAGTTGATGCCCGCTGCCGTGAACGGCCCAAGCCGCACCGTTTCCCGGCCGATGGTCATTTCGCCTGCCGTGCCTTCCAGCCAGATGATGAGATGTGCCTCGCCATGGGCATGGGTGACGAAGTCGTTGGCGACATTCAGCACGGAAACATGCCCGAACCGGCCCCAATAGAGCCTGATCGCGTCCGTCATGGGTATCGTTCCTCCCGCAGGCGACTGGCCTCCCTTCGCCTGCCCAAGGATAGTGCGGCTGAGTTTGCGGTGGCGTCAAGGCGGGCAAAGATGACGGACGCTTTGGGGGGCGGCAAGCGGACGGATTTTCAGACTGAGCGATAGGGGTGGCGACCCCTTCTCCCACAAGGAGGGCTTTGCACGGAACTGAGTTGGTGATTCCGTATGTCCGGCATGAAGGGGAGATGATTCGGATGGTCGATCGCGTGCTTGGACAACTGAGCCTTGCGGATGGGCTGGTGTGGTCGGATGTGACGGAGCTTGACCAGATCTCGCGAGTGATCGACTGGGTGCCGATCAAGGCGCTTCTTGGTCAGCGCAGCGGACCAGGACGGGGCAATATTAGCTATCCGGCCGAGGCCTTGCTGCGCTGTCTGCTGCTTGGCGTGTGGAACAATCTCAGCGATCCTTCGCTGGAGGCACAACTGCGCGACCGGCTGTCGTTCCGCCGCTTTGCCGGTTTCAGCCTGTCGGACCCCACGCCGGACCATTCGACGTTGTGGCGTTTCCGCGAGGAGCTGAAGTGCGATGGGCTGATCGACCGGGTGTTTTATGAGATCACGCGGCAGCTTGAGCAGAAGGGGCTGATCGTCAAGCGCGGCACGTTGATTGATGCCTCCTTCATGCAGGCCGCCGCGCGCCCGCCGGCGAAGCCGAAGAAGGGTGAGGAGGCGACGGCGCGGCCATCGGCTGATGGCGAGGCACGTTGGGGACGCAAGGGCACCAAGACCGTGTTCGGCTATAAGGTGCACAACGGCGTCGACGATGCTCATACGCTGATCCGGCGCATGGACTTCACGGATGCATCGGTCACCGATACCGAGCCGGCCGACGGCCTGATCATCGGGGACGAGAAGGCGGCCTATGGCGACCAAGCCTACTACACCCATGCCCGCCATGCCCGGCTGAAGCAGGCCGGCATCAAGGACCGGCTGATGCACAGAGCCAACAAGCACCATCCGCTGACGCCGCGTCAGAAGCAGCGCAACCGGCTGATCTCGAAGGTGCGGGCGGCAGTGGAGCGGCCGTTTGCAGTGTTCAAACAGCGCTACGGCATGCGGCGACTGCGCTTCTTCAACCTTGCCACCAACAGGACGCAGTGCATGCTTGCCGGCTGCGGCTACAATCTGCAGCGAGCGGCCGCAGTCCTTTTCCCGAAGAGGAAGCCGGCATGAGGCGCAGTCCGCCCAAAATCCACTGCCAAGGCGGCCTGAGGCCCCAAGAGCGAGGCAAAATAACCCGCCAAAGCGGCCAGAGCGCCTTTCAAAAAACGCCCATCCGCCTCGTGCGCTAAATATCGACTCCCATGCAAAACCCTCCTCGGGGAGAAGGAAGAAAGAGGCGCTAGTCGCTCCTGCGGAAGTTGCGGATACGGTCGAACAGCACCGCCAGGATGATCGCGCCGCCGATGAAGGTGCCTTGCCAGAAGGCGTTGATGCCAAGCAGGCCGAGGCTGTTGCGGATCACCTCGATCAAGGCAGCGCCGACGATGGCGCCGAGCGCGGTGCCGACACCGCCGGCAAGATTGGCGCCGCCGATGACGGTGGCGGCGATGACCTGCAGCTCCATGCCGGTGCCGAGATTGGTGGTGACCGCACCCAGCCAGCCGGTCTGGATGATGCCGGCGAGCCCGGCGGACAGAGCCGAGATCATGTAGACGGCGACCTTGATCTGCTTGACCGGAACGCCTGTCAGCGTCGCCGCGTGCTCATTGCCGCCGATGGCGAAGATGTGCCGGCCGAACTTGGTCCAGCGCAGGATGAAGCCGGTGATCAGCGCCAGGATGATCATGTAGAGAACCGGATTGGCGATGCCGAAGACCCAGGCGCCGCCGCCCAACGCCAGGAGCTTCTGGTGGTCCGGCCCGAACTGGAAGACCACGGTGTTGTTGGAGGCGACCATGGCAAGGCTGCGCGCCACCGAGAGCATGCCGAGCGTCACCACGAAAGGCGGAAAGCCGACATAGGCGATGAGCACGCCGTTGAAGGCGCCGATGGCGAGCGCGGTGACGATCGTGGCGAGGATGCCGATCTCGATCGAATAGCCGGCATGCATGGTGACGGCGAGCACCATGGAGCACAGGCAAAGCACCGAGCCGACCGACAGGTCGATGCCGCCGGTGATGATAACGAAAGTCATGCCGAGCGCGACGATGGCGACGAAGGTGACGTTGCGGGTGATGTTGAAGAGGTTCTTCGAGGTGGCGAAGGAATCGGTCGCGAAGGACAGGAACAGGCAGGCGAGAATGACCGCGATCACCACCCAGAATGTCTGGTTGGCGAGGAGCCGCGACAGGAAAGTGTGCTGCTTCTGCGCGATCGTCTGGTCAAGGGTGACTGCCATTGTCGACCTTTCCTGAGGTGGGACGCGGAACACCGCGCGTCACGCCACCCGTTCAAATCCGTGAGTCATGCCACCTGTTCGATGGCGCCGGTGATCAGCCCGGTGACTTCCTCGGGCGAGCTCGAAGCGATCTTCTTGTCTGCCACCTTGCGGCCGCGCCGCATGACGATGACGCGGTCGGCGACGTCGAACACGTCGGGCATGCGGTGACTGATCAGCACAACCGCGATGCCCTGGTCGCGCAGATGGCGGATAAGGTTGAGCACCTCGGCCACCTGCCGGACCGAGATCGCCGCCGTCGGCTCATCCATCAGCACGATTTTGGCCTGCGACAGCATGGTGCGAGCGATCGCCACCGCTTGGCGCTGGCCGCCCGACATCTGCTTGACGAGATCGCGCGGCCGCGTCTCGGATTTCAGCTCGGCAAAGAGCTGGCCGGCGCGCCTGTACATCGCCGCATAGTCGAGGATGCGGAACGGGCCGATGCCGCGGCGCAGCTCGCGGCCGAGATAGACGTTTGCCGCGGCCGTCAGATTGTTGCACAGCGCAAGGTCCTGGTGGACGATCTCGATGCCGTGCTGGCGGGCCTCCGCCGGCTTGTGCATGACAATCTCCTTGCCCTCCAGATGCATGGTGCCATGGCTTGGGCGGAAATTGCCGGCGATCATCTTGACCAGCGTCGACTTGCCGGCGCCGTTGTCGCCCATCAGGCCGACGACCTCGCCGGCCTCCAGCGAGAACGAGACGTCGTTGACCGCCTGGATGGCGCCGAAATGTTTCGAGATGTTGGCGAGTTCGAGAACCGACACCAGCCTTAAGCCTCCCCATGTTGACGCAGCAGTTTGCCGGCTTGCCAGCA
This region of Mesorhizobium sp. M2A.F.Ca.ET.046.03.2.1 genomic DNA includes:
- a CDS encoding molybdopterin cofactor-binding domain-containing protein; amino-acid sequence: MAIRRGRGVAAINYPTGMNLGGDPTQALVHSTPTGNFMVTLSSVDLGQGMKQIMAQICAETIGVPTDRVVVDTADTDTGPHCMGTFASRGTHRAGNAVIQAAKEARQVMLEVAAEELEVNASDLDTDGQGNIQVKGAPQKSISIFDVALSAHFKRGRSISGRGMFLIPRSYPEKETGAMKPSTCYAHACTVAEVEVDDETGEVTVLTVKNVFEIGRALNPKMVEQQLVGGSWMGISHALYETTEPYYPNRDHGGTDFNQYLMPGPGDLAETEIIVLERPSADGPFGAKGPGEMCANPQIPAVANAVFDAVGVRIDTLPITPERILRALKARAAS
- a CDS encoding xanthine dehydrogenase family protein molybdopterin-binding subunit, producing MELRKDYFADVRKDGLNEIGQPRPRLDSPGHVTGKTAYFADRNFPGMLHLKMVRSPHHHARVRSIDTSEAEKHPGVVRVLTAKDVPHNVYTILILIQVGPEDETVLADGKVRWKGEAVVAVLAETERAAQEAAAKVKVDYEVLPAVFDMEEALKPGAPLVNEYHGQNYYLYDSGECRKVRFGDVEAGFAQADHILEQSYQSSPIEHAPTETTGCVVAPEGNDRFTCYTNTQAMFFTLDNASIILQMPGSKLHFVGGTVGGGFGGKVDVIVEPIAILGAKLTGRPVSFVYSREEEMQISSPRAAEKIVIKDGVMKDGRIVARKVTGYTDAGAYSRHSPYGAQKGAAHYPGPYTIPNVWIDTYCVYTNRTPSSAMRGFGVTISDFALEVQMDKLARLIGMDPLEFRFINAYRDGDMKAHRQPTEGAALIECMQEASRAANWPVAEKYMAMSSYRKGA
- a CDS encoding (2Fe-2S)-binding protein, which encodes MAKVPVQFTLNGSEKAEFIESGTTLLHALRDKIGDTSPKGGCHQGTCGACSVIIDGELRLSCLTLAETCNGADIKTTAGLAEGGVLHPLQRAFLDAFATQCGFCTPGMIMAAKVLLDRTPNPSRDDVVEALSGNICRCTGYEPIIQAVLVAARANSQNAA
- a CDS encoding FAD binding domain-containing protein, yielding MSLALQTFSTVKDANAALQAAGTRYLGGGTLVVRAANEGDVSTSSLVRVTDPGLSQIAVAGGNVGLGASVTMAAIASHPELAALAPAACAVGGPAIRNMATVGGNLFAPAPYGDFAVALLALGATVVNEDGETPIETFLANRDTSRAIVTTVGFALPGAESFRFLKVSRVKPKGVSVLSIAALLELAADGTVVSARIALGCMADRPIRATAAEKALLGCKLTPREIAPALAAAGEGIAPITDPIASAWYRTEVLPVHLGRLLSN
- a CDS encoding SRPBCC family protein; protein product: MAKVTISSVIDAPVEQVWARIRDFNGLPGWHPRMVESLIEDGKDATTIGCVRNFKLVSGATLREKLLDFSDENFLVSYSILETPQPLTNHKATLQLRRVTDGNRTYAEWTASFDAAPEEADKLAEGMGANVFQGGFNALKAHFAVNS
- a CDS encoding AraC family transcriptional regulator; this encodes MTDAIRLYWGRFGHVSVLNVANDFVTHAHGEAHLIIWLEGTAGEMTIGRETVRLGPFTAAGINSFQPHSHALSHDGRPGLFLAFYIDPDWARRRRDLPSSAPLFTQAAITLEPWLHQAAANLLDHLTDNESIDDVANYEIERFIDSVLDAADASSPQIARARINTMLDFRVRKAIQLMKANVCERISFDDVARSVGLSRPHFFALFKEQTSLTPNVYWNTLRMEEAVRQLQWSQEPLISVACNLGFTTQGNFSRFFRDHVGVPPTLYREAARATS
- a CDS encoding IS5 family transposase, with product MVDRVLGQLSLADGLVWSDVTELDQISRVIDWVPIKALLGQRSGPGRGNISYPAEALLRCLLLGVWNNLSDPSLEAQLRDRLSFRRFAGFSLSDPTPDHSTLWRFREELKCDGLIDRVFYEITRQLEQKGLIVKRGTLIDASFMQAAARPPAKPKKGEEATARPSADGEARWGRKGTKTVFGYKVHNGVDDAHTLIRRMDFTDASVTDTEPADGLIIGDEKAAYGDQAYYTHARHARLKQAGIKDRLMHRANKHHPLTPRQKQRNRLISKVRAAVERPFAVFKQRYGMRRLRFFNLATNRTQCMLAGCGYNLQRAAAVLFPKRKPA
- a CDS encoding ABC transporter permease: MAVTLDQTIAQKQHTFLSRLLANQTFWVVIAVILACLFLSFATDSFATSKNLFNITRNVTFVAIVALGMTFVIITGGIDLSVGSVLCLCSMVLAVTMHAGYSIEIGILATIVTALAIGAFNGVLIAYVGFPPFVVTLGMLSVARSLAMVASNNTVVFQFGPDHQKLLALGGGAWVFGIANPVLYMIILALITGFILRWTKFGRHIFAIGGNEHAATLTGVPVKQIKVAVYMISALSAGLAGIIQTGWLGAVTTNLGTGMELQVIAATVIGGANLAGGVGTALGAIVGAALIEVIRNSLGLLGINAFWQGTFIGGAIILAVLFDRIRNFRRSD
- a CDS encoding ATP-binding cassette domain-containing protein yields the protein MLASRQTAASTWGGLRLVSVLELANISKHFGAIQAVNDVSFSLEAGEVVGLMGDNGAGKSTLVKMIAGNFRPSHGTMHLEGKEIVMHKPAEARQHGIEIVHQDLALCNNLTAAANVYLGRELRRGIGPFRILDYAAMYRRAGQLFAELKSETRPRDLVKQMSGGQRQAVAIARTMLSQAKIVLMDEPTAAISVRQVAEVLNLIRHLRDQGIAVVLISHRMPDVFDVADRVIVMRRGRKVADKKIASSSPEEVTGLITGAIEQVA